TGCCTTGGCAGGATTCACCCGGGTCACCAACGCCAACTCTCCCGCAGCCCGCATGCTGTGCAGGATGGCTGTGATCTGCTCAGCACTTTTGTGCTCGCCCCACACAGCCTCCACCATCCCCAGGCGCTGACGACGCTGAAGGTCGAGACGGGCTTCATCCACCGTCACTGGGTTAGAAGTTCGCCTTCATACACCAGTGGGAAAGGATTCCCCTGGTCCTGCCCCAAGGCCTGAAGGGCGATCAGCTCGAACCGCTGTTGCACAGCCTCCACCTCCTCCTGAGGAATCGCCTTCCAAGCCTCCCGACTGCTCCAGCGGATCAACAACGTGCCCTCTTCTGTGCTGGGATCCCAAAGCAGATCCCGACCCAGAAAACCTTTCTGCTGAGCGAGCCACGGCTCCCAGCTCCCCCGTTCAGCCTCCATCCAGGCATCCCGCGCCTGTTCAGGCACCTGAATGCGCAGATGCTCCACCACGGCAACGTCATAACCACCTTCGGGGTCTGCGAAGGCGATCAGGCGAAGATCATCGTGACCAGCAAGAGCAATCAACAGAAAAAGAAGGGGGCCAATCACCCTAAACAGAGCGCGGCGCAGCCCACTCTTCGGGGTCGTGATCATTGGCTCAACAGGGCAACGGCATGACAGGCGATGCCCTCTTCGCGACCTTCCGGACCAAGGCGTTCATTGGTGGTGGCCTTCACTCCCACCTGCTCAGGCGCAATCCCCATCGCCGTGGCGATGGCGGTGCGCATGGCCTCGATGTGCGGCTTGAGTTTGGGGCGTTCAGCAATCACCACCGAATCCACATTCACCACCTGCCAGCCGCGCTGCTGGATCAGCGCCACAACCTGGCGTAGCAGCTCCAGGCTGTCAGCCCCCTTCCACTGGGGATCCGTGGGCGGAAAGTACAAGCCGATGTCCCCCAGGGACAAAGCCCCGAGGAGGGCATCCATGATCGCGTGCACCAGCACATCGGCATCGCTGTGGCCATCGAGCCCCACACCATCGGGGTGCTCAAGGCGCTGACCACCGAGAATCAGCGGCCGGCCGGCCACCAGCCGATGGATGTCGTAGCCGTTGCCGATGCGAAGCGTCATTCAGGCCCTGTTCTCTGGTTCATTGTCAGCGCCGACGCGCTGCTGCCAGCGTTGCATCAGATCCGGTCGGCGCGCCGCCGTTCGCTGCTCGCGCTGCTTCTGACGCCAGCGGGCAATGGCACCGTGATCCCCGCTGCGCAACACCTCGGGCACTCCCATCCCTCGAAACTCGGCTGGACGGGTGTAGTGCGGA
The sequence above is a segment of the Synechococcus sp. PROS-7-1 genome. Coding sequences within it:
- a CDS encoding TIGR03792 family protein; translated protein: MITTPKSGLRRALFRVIGPLLFLLIALAGHDDLRLIAFADPEGGYDVAVVEHLRIQVPEQARDAWMEAERGSWEPWLAQQKGFLGRDLLWDPSTEEGTLLIRWSSREAWKAIPQEEVEAVQQRFELIALQALGQDQGNPFPLVYEGELLTQ
- the ispF gene encoding 2-C-methyl-D-erythritol 2,4-cyclodiphosphate synthase, whose translation is MTLRIGNGYDIHRLVAGRPLILGGQRLEHPDGVGLDGHSDADVLVHAIMDALLGALSLGDIGLYFPPTDPQWKGADSLELLRQVVALIQQRGWQVVNVDSVVIAERPKLKPHIEAMRTAIATAMGIAPEQVGVKATTNERLGPEGREEGIACHAVALLSQ